The genomic segment TTgatgttgaatctctgtgagtaatccttataTCCACATGTTCTGCAAACGGGAAAccgtttgttgttgacgatctataaacttttatgctAGAACTAAAAACACCGACAGGAACTCGCgcttttaaaggggaggcggggctttgtttttctgcaatttgattggttggactgtcacatcaatcaaacgtggctctaatttgattggatgttgggccgacacacGGATGTAAACATACACAGACAGAGGGCCGCGGCGAGCGGATTTTTctcgatatactttataatatactttataatccgtggatttggggggaaaatagcaagtctttccgagtcagagggctaaagtccgagtcaagtcacaagttatgtatatcaaagtccgagtcaagtcatgAGTCaaaggtaggaaagtccaagtcgagtctaaagtcgtcaaattcatgactcgagtctgactcgagtctaagtcatgtgactcgagtccccacctctgatGAGTACCCCTGCCTTCCCCAGTTCCTCCCTCCCTCAatataatatttgaaaaaaaaaatgaacaaagactTAAGAACTGTAGCTGGAAACAGTCTGGGCTCTGAGGAAGCAGTCGGGCTTGGTACTGCTGTGTACAAATGGTTTTATGGGAATCCATCTAATCCAAGGCCCAGTCTGACCACAGGAGCCACCTCCGCAACGCCCGTTCATATATTAAAAGCAAATCccttaaataagaaggcccaagaccataaaaaacttttataagcTATTAAGAGAgccttaaaatcaatcctgaaacgcacagggagccaatgctgcgattttaaaactggtgtaatgtgctcccgccccctggtcctcgtcaaaACTTGTGCTGCTGAGTTCTGTAGAAACTGTAGATTTGACAAAGACTTTTtaggtaaaccagagagcagggtattacaataatctaaacaactaaaaataaatggatgcatcagcacctctgtgctggcaagagagaggaatgggcaGACTCTGgcaatatttttgagatgataaaaaCCTGtcttcacaacatttttaatgagtggaataaaattcagctcagagtcaaAAACTACACATAAATTTCTCACATAGtgagaaattttaaaattactgaGTTTGGGTAAAATCttccctctcttgtcttcaggacctATGATTAAAACTTCCGTTTTGAAGGTTGAAGGAAGTTttctgccatccatgactttatatctaaaatacaatttaaaagagtgtttatatgttcaaggtcatcaggagacacggcgatgtaaagctgagtatcatcagtgtagctgtgaaagttaatgtcatgtctcctgatgacatccccaagaggCAACATGTATAAATTAAAGAGTATTGGACCTAAAAAtgacccttggggaaccccacGGCTTATGTTATGGATTCTTAAGGAGCATGTATCCAACCTtacataccgtatttttcggactataagtcgcaccggagtataagtcgcaggggccaaaaaatgcataatgaagaagaaaaaaccatacataagtcgcactggagtataagtcgcatttttttcaagtaatttattttacaaactggttgaaaaaaacgatattacatcatcctggaaggtaagttataacattcataagtgaatagaaaacaggctgaatatgtgtcaacacatattcacatattagcatcatgaaaaaaacgaaaaggtgtagcatttatataacataacagttttatttaactaaagcctcaagaactcatcaactttgtatctttactgtaattaattgcacgcaatctcactccatatcactaaatccgttaaattcttcgtcctctgtgtcacgtctgaataactaaagtaaataaagtaattgcatagatcaccataagagggcactctagacttacggtccatatctcatctcattaaaaattcgtatataagtcgcactggagtataagtcgcagggacattcaatctatgaaaaaaaccgcgacttatagtccggaaaatacggtaacaATGTTGATCAGTTGGATAAGAATGAAACCAGTTAAGAACAGTTCCTGAGAGGCCAACTCGACTCCTAAGTCTGTCTAATAAAATTTGGTGATCTAACGTGTCGAAGGCGGCACTAAGATCAAGTAGCAACAGAACACTTGCGCAACATGTGtcataaaatgaacttttttatggATGCCCTCAAACGGCCAACAGTCAACAAGACATTTTGCAGGGAAATCACCACTGTATCCTGCCACCCTAGCCCAGTAGTGCACCCCCAGTATCAATCCTCTCAGTTGCAAAGGTAACTCCTCCATCTCAACCAACAAAGCTGGAATCGACGTTGTTCTAAATGCTACACAGCAAATTCTTAAAACTTATGCTTGAATTCTGTCTAAGTggcaaaatcacatttttatgccACATTGAAAAGGTCAAATATTCTTCAGGACATGTTGAGGCCATGAGCACAGGGCTGCAAATTAATCCAATGGTAaaccaaattaattttatttgtttgtttccttaCACATCTTAAAaggttttaatgaaatattggaGCCTACATTTTATTGGAATTCATTtcttcctattttttatttagcatgtagctaagcTGTGAGAAATCTTGCCCAGAATAATATTTATCCAAACCTTTTATCGTGTCTctcttttattgataaaaaaaaaaacagcttcaaatTCTAACTGTTGTGAGatatgtatttttcttcactgttttgtttcacttttagaATTGTACTTATGATTTCAATTTTAAGCACCTTGTAGCAACTTTGTTGGGTTGTATTTTGCTTAGTTAAACAGCCATCATGTCACATGTCATTTTTGAGGAAGCATCAATCAAACTGTTCATTTTCCTGTTCAGagtcagaaaagaaaattatagttttagTAGGTTAGGTATATTTCATATGAGTAGTATTTGTTgggtgatttgttttttctcaaataagCTGTCCACTTTGATTTCCCAGTCTTATTGACTATTTTTATGCTTCATGGAACAGATGTCTGGAAAATATATGAGATGTTACTTCAAAGCCAGTTGCAGAAACTGCAGAATAGTGgattaataatgaaaaatattctAACATTTTATGCATAAATAAGAAACAAGACTCGCATTTTTAATAACTATTCAACTTTATTTCCAGTTAAACTATTAAGTATTTTATGATGCATTTGTACCAAGACAATCtatgttttaacaatttttaccCACATTTCAGATTTAATCATCAAGACAACTGCAGATGTTTGTCTCTCAGCAGATCTTAAAACTTGTGAGTTTGAAGTCTCCTGTAATTCTGATGTAGGTGATGACGTCCATCCCAGCACGGTTAGGAAACTGGACCTCCTGTCCATCAGGTAGCTCCACCTCAAACATGTCTCCAGACAGTTTTAACacaatctaaaaagaaaagaaaagtattttatcCTTTAGACCAAAAGTATATACATTATATATGTGAAAACAACTACAATACAGcaaattttgactaatttgattaaatacaCGACCTATTTCCCAGCATTAGGGTCTCACCTTTACATCACTGCCCCTCTGCAGAGGGTTGTCAATTTCCCGTTTTTCATCACCCCAGCACCCACCAGTCTTTGAGTTACAGACAAGCACAGCACCATCAGCATCGTCATGGAAACGAGGGTTAAAGTGTAGAGCCAAGTCTTCTGGGTCACAACCAAGATCGATCTGGAATCTGGTTGGATAACAAATCTAAATGATTCCTACTTTAGAATACCACTTAGACTAAAATTAGGGAACTTGTTTCACAAATAAATCATCACTTTCATTATCTTACTGAATAACATTAAATTTACCTGGAAAATTACTGTGAAGTGTGATGAGCTGGATTACCTCTCAGCATCATGGAGAATCTCTCCCTTCACTTTCAGCTTTTCTCCAGCTGTCAGAGCCACATTCTTCAATTCAAGTTCCTGACAACAAATTTAAGtgcaataaaaacagacatttattaaatgacatgattgaaataaaaacttagaaCATGCAGCCGATGTGGATAAAAGAGAGCAGTCTTACCATACTCATTCTGCTGTTGAAATACCTTCCTGCAGACAACAGAGTgattaattttgcatttattgatcaaggttttaaataaaactaaatttaatcaCTGAAGTTCTTGATTATTGTTCTTGATTAGAATATTTGAATGTGTAATAtaataattgtcttttttttccttgtatgTTTAAGTAGCTCAGGTTTGCAGAGTGAGAATACCTGGCAGCCAGAAACAACCAAGAGACCAAGATCTAGAATAGCTtccccaaataaaacaattacaattcaagctaaaagaaaaagaaaatatgttttaatgaaataaaataaaataaaataagtaattcatcatatatatttttgacaatcGTTAAACTAAAATTAACTCTCATTTTACCTCACCACTCGCTAGAggacttatttaatattaaagcaaaacaacatCACCTTTATAAGGTAATAATAGATATTTTTAAtagcataaacaaaaaaaaaaacaaccaaaaattttttttttttttaagtgatgtaaacacattaaaattgtACTGCGCACCCGTATAAAACTATTTCCGTTCTGCTGCCGGAAGTGACAAAATAAGGTAAACAGGAACTGTCAgtatctttttttccccccgcAAGGAAAGTACAAACCGAGACGTTTGTTGTGGGGTAAGAAAAAACTGCCGAATCTCAAAAGCAGATTGCGACACAGATATATGAAGGATCTACTGTAGACTTGTAAAGGTAAATAGTTATCAACCTTGTTTATAAATGAACGACGTTTCTGTTGCACCTGCTAGGAGGCTAAAGGAGCTAGCGGCTAATGAGTCAACGTTagcaagcttttattttttttactcatctaGTTTggtggttaaaataaaacactattcTGCCAATGTATATACTgttatttgaggtttttggTTCCCTTCTTTTTCGTCATTGTATCCAGTTTAAAGtatataatttagtttttatgacCAGCTGTTTCCGCTGCCTTCCTAGCCTCTCTCCTCTCCCAATCAGTCTATGACGAACACAGAGCTGCAGTGCAGACCCTGTCTAACACTGGCagatatatttgtatttaatcaaaaatctaaaacagacCTTATTAAGAATGGTCATGAATTGTCCACATTTGTTTTGTAATAATTGATTGTTGCGTTCGGTAAAACTGCAGATAACAGCTGCTGTCACTTTTTCAGCTTTCCGGGGACAGCTGAGACTGTCCTGTGATGTTCACAGACATGGACTATGACTTGGAGGAGGATAAACTGTGAGTCTATATGTTTTATTCTTCTAAATTTAAAGTCCTGGATTACGACTAGACTGCCATTACAAATTTCTCAATGCAGAAGCTGAAGATGATTTTCCCACAGATCATCTAGGAACAACTTGGTGACTTGTTTTCTTCTCTCCAGGGGAATCCCCACAGTTCCTGGCACCGTGACTCTAAAGAAAGATGCTAATAATCTTATTGGCATCAGTATAGGAGGTGGAGCACAATACTGTCCTTGTCTATACATTGTCCAGGTGTGTGGAGATATAtgatttgtctttaaaattatgctttcattttgatatagtgcttttctcttttcaaaACAGAATGAAACCAATAAACATTGTTTCATGTtgctctattttttatttttatttatttatttattttttgcatattttgtttTGCTCACAGTAGATTATGCAACACATAAACGCTTTAATTGTTATTCTGTTAGTCAAATTGGAGCGGGTCTCTGTAGTTAGTACCCTTCAATTGTCTCACaggtttttgttaaattgtcTCACAGGTTTTTGATAAATTGTCTCACaggtttttgttaaattgtctcacaggtttttgttaaattgtcTCACAGGTTTTCGATAAATTGTCTCACaggtttttgttaaattgtcTCAAAGGTTTTTGATAAATTGTCTCACAGGTTTTCGATAACACCCCCGCAGCTGTGGATGGGACTCTGGCAGCAGGAGATGAAATCAGTGGTGTGAACGGGAAACCAGTGAAAGGGAAAACGAAGGTGGAGGTGGCTAAGATGATTCAGGCTGTCCAGGTATTTCAGATTTTATGACGGTGTCacagtttgcctttttttttacatttctacaaTATGCATCAAGAAAGCAAATGCTACACAGaaatgccatccatccatccatcttgctgaccgcttcttccctttcggggtcgcgggggtgccggagcctatcccggctactgaagggcgaaggcggggtacaccctggacaggatgccagtctgtcgcagggcctcaatcacacacacatccacacctaggggcaatttagagtcaccaattaacctatgaagcatgtttttggacggtgggaggaagccggagtccccggtgaaaactcacgcatgcacagggagaacatgcaaactccacacagaaaggtcccagccgggattcgaaccggggccttctcgcagTGAgacgagagcgctaaccactgcgccaccgtgcagcccctacACAGAAATGACAgatctaaaacaatttttttttatttaaaagtatgaAAACTTTAGACTTCGGGTACTATCAAAGCACTATTGAGTATTCTTTATTCTATTTCCTGGTTCACTGCCCTCAAGTGAGCCAGTGGCAGAACTGTGGGAT from the Oryzias melastigma strain HK-1 unplaced genomic scaffold, ASM292280v2 sc01533, whole genome shotgun sequence genome contains:
- the LOC112138204 gene encoding galectin-1-like, with product MSMELELKNVALTAGEKLKVKGEILHDAERFQIDLGCDPEDLALHFNPRFHDDADGAVLVCNSKTGGCWGDEKREIDNPLQRGSDVKIVLKLSGDMFEVELPDGQEVQFPNRAGMDVITYIRITGDFKLTSFKIC
- the LOC112138206 gene encoding PRKCA-binding protein-like gives rise to the protein MFTDMDYDLEEDKLGIPTVPGTVTLKKDANNLIGISIGGGAQYCPCLYIVQVFDNTPAAVDGTLAAGDEISGVNGKPVKGKTKVEVAKMIQAVQVFQIL